From a region of the Georgenia yuyongxinii genome:
- a CDS encoding very short patch repair endonuclease gives MPAGAAPDAPTPEKRRAMQLQRTKDTGPEVALRRALHRRGLRFRLHRQVVDGLRRTVDIVFPTERVAVDVRGCFWHGCEEHCRRGTRNVSWWESKLAANVARDRDTEYRLRAAGWEVLVVWEHEAPEVAAARVELSVRERREIRPEAAGGGTPQRRE, from the coding sequence ATGCCTGCGGGTGCAGCCCCGGACGCTCCGACGCCGGAGAAGCGCCGGGCGATGCAGCTCCAACGCACGAAGGACACCGGGCCGGAAGTTGCCTTGCGTCGTGCCCTTCACCGGCGGGGTCTGAGGTTCCGTCTTCACCGCCAAGTGGTTGACGGTCTCCGTCGTACCGTCGACATCGTCTTCCCGACCGAGAGGGTTGCAGTCGACGTTCGTGGTTGCTTCTGGCATGGCTGCGAGGAGCACTGCCGCCGGGGCACGCGGAATGTGTCTTGGTGGGAGTCGAAGTTGGCGGCGAACGTTGCTCGGGACCGGGACACCGAGTACCGGCTACGTGCGGCGGGGTGGGAGGTGCTCGTCGTGTGGGAGCACGAAGCGCCGGAGGTGGCGGCTGCTCGGGTGGAGCTGTCGGTCCGGGAGAGGCGCGAGATCAGACCTGAAGCCGCTGGCGGAGGTACTCCTCAACGTCGCGAGTGA
- a CDS encoding type II secretion system F family protein — protein MGTVAGLLLGAGLLSIWFSFFDRPAPRPRTRPTWAERTQDLLVQAGAPSVSPISLAATSVMLGAITLVVAVAATASPPIALCFAIMVGLAPPVLVRARARHRRTQLRAVWPEVIDNLVSAIRAGLSLPEALAALAERGPEEVRAEFRLFAEDYRATGRFDDALGTLKARLADPVADRIVEALRLTREVGGTDLGRLLRTLAQMLREDLRTRGELEARQSWTVNGARMAVAAPWVVLLLLASRAETAAAYNSAAGVVVLVTGAACSALAYWLMVRLGRLPEEERVLR, from the coding sequence GTGGGCACGGTCGCGGGGCTGCTGCTGGGCGCCGGCCTGCTCTCCATCTGGTTCTCGTTCTTCGACCGGCCCGCGCCGCGACCCCGAACCCGCCCGACATGGGCCGAACGCACGCAGGACCTGCTCGTCCAGGCGGGTGCCCCGTCGGTCAGCCCGATCTCCTTGGCGGCCACTTCCGTGATGCTCGGGGCGATCACCCTGGTCGTCGCGGTCGCGGCGACGGCGTCACCGCCCATCGCGCTGTGCTTCGCGATCATGGTCGGACTCGCGCCACCGGTGCTGGTGCGTGCCCGGGCACGGCATCGCCGCACGCAGCTGCGTGCGGTCTGGCCCGAGGTCATCGACAACCTCGTCTCGGCCATCCGCGCCGGCCTCTCCCTGCCCGAGGCGCTCGCGGCGCTCGCGGAGCGTGGGCCGGAGGAGGTCCGCGCGGAGTTCCGCCTGTTCGCGGAGGACTACCGGGCCACGGGCCGGTTCGACGACGCGCTGGGCACCCTCAAGGCGCGGCTGGCCGACCCCGTCGCCGACCGGATCGTCGAGGCGCTCCGGCTCACCAGGGAGGTCGGCGGCACAGATCTGGGGCGCCTGCTCCGCACGCTCGCCCAGATGCTGCGCGAGGACCTGCGCACCCGGGGCGAGCTCGAGGCACGCCAGTCCTGGACGGTCAATGGTGCCCGGATGGCCGTCGCCGCACCATGGGTGGTCCTGCTGCTGCTCGCGAGCCGGGCGGAGACCGCCGCCGCGTACAACTCGGCCGCCGGGGTCGTCGTGCTGGTCACTGGCGCAGCCTGCTCCGCGTTGGCGTACTGGCTGATGGTCCGCCTCGGGCGCCTCCCCGAGGAAGAGCGGGTCCTGCGATGA
- a CDS encoding phosphotransferase, with protein MVRSALALAALATSAVPGLDVVATRPPQRATTDFQTTGLLDGGGRHWVVRVPLHPAAGAALEGEVALLANLAHVVDDGGLPFDVPRPAGFAALPEGGRAMVYRELVGRPVDLGRLTSGPGLSAELGRAIAAFHELDPAVVADSGLPVYDAEAYRKRCLAEVDEAARTGHVPSVLLNRWEHTLEDVALWRFSATPVHGDLAPDHVLVHDGQVSAMLSLADVHVGDPAEDLAWLTAAAPEDSVDAIVEAYSLARTEGTDAHLLDRALLVSELALARWLLHGVRSGEQAVVDDAAAMLRTLAADVEDAPPIGAREPVVVQDYAVAWPDADPATQTWEPGEDDAPADQVEHSDASEATDAPAGRIYATGLDSDLTDTAVTEPLHLGNLPDFLQPTEDDRSDSAGRVRSTERDDERDDNGGARAADGAADGDAAPDGAEVTTEADEPSAR; from the coding sequence GTGGTCCGCTCAGCTCTCGCCCTCGCCGCCCTCGCCACTTCGGCCGTGCCCGGCCTGGACGTGGTGGCCACCCGCCCACCGCAGCGGGCGACCACCGACTTCCAGACCACCGGCCTGCTCGACGGCGGTGGCCGCCACTGGGTGGTCCGTGTTCCGCTGCACCCCGCGGCCGGCGCCGCGCTCGAGGGTGAGGTGGCGCTGCTGGCCAACCTCGCCCACGTCGTCGACGACGGTGGCCTGCCTTTCGACGTGCCCCGGCCCGCGGGCTTTGCGGCCCTGCCCGAGGGTGGCCGCGCCATGGTCTACCGCGAGCTGGTCGGCCGGCCGGTCGACCTCGGCCGCCTCACCAGCGGGCCCGGGCTCTCGGCGGAGCTCGGCCGGGCGATCGCCGCCTTTCACGAGCTCGACCCGGCGGTGGTGGCGGACTCCGGTCTGCCGGTGTACGACGCCGAGGCCTACCGCAAGCGGTGCCTGGCCGAGGTGGACGAGGCCGCCCGCACCGGGCACGTGCCGTCGGTGCTGCTCAACCGGTGGGAGCACACCCTCGAGGACGTGGCGCTCTGGCGCTTCAGCGCCACCCCGGTCCACGGCGACCTCGCGCCCGATCACGTGCTGGTCCACGACGGACAGGTCAGCGCAATGCTCAGCCTCGCCGACGTCCACGTCGGTGACCCGGCCGAGGACCTGGCCTGGCTCACGGCGGCCGCGCCGGAGGACTCCGTCGACGCGATCGTGGAGGCGTACTCCCTCGCCCGCACCGAAGGCACCGACGCCCACCTGCTCGACCGGGCCCTGCTGGTCTCCGAGCTCGCACTTGCTCGGTGGCTGCTGCACGGGGTGCGCAGCGGCGAGCAGGCGGTCGTCGACGACGCCGCCGCCATGCTCCGCACCCTGGCCGCCGACGTCGAGGACGCACCGCCCATCGGGGCACGTGAGCCCGTGGTGGTCCAGGACTACGCCGTCGCCTGGCCTGACGCCGACCCGGCCACGCAGACCTGGGAGCCCGGCGAAGACGACGCACCCGCGGATCAGGTGGAGCACTCCGACGCCTCGGAAGCCACCGATGCGCCGGCCGGACGCATCTACGCAACCGGCTTGGACAGCGACCTCACTGATACGGCCGTCACCGAGCCCCTCCACCTGGGCAACCTGCCCGACTTCCTCCAGCCCACAGAGGACGACCGGTCCGATTCGGCCGGCCGAGTGCGTTCCACCGAGCGCGACGACGAGCGTGACGACAACGGCGGCGCGCGCGCAGCCGATGGTGCGGCCGACGGCGATGCTGCGCCCGACGGTGCGGAGGTCACAACAGAGGCGGACGAGCCCAGCGCCAGATGA
- a CDS encoding Eco29kI family restriction endonuclease: protein MSERPYNPLEIEHLGESIERRILSSTPTPMTDIASFNGAGVYAIYYTGDLPIYSLIADRNREGQFRQPIYVGKAIPEGGRKGLVVTSSDATKSLSSRLRSHRKSILAAENLDVADFHCRWLVVESIWIPLGESILINRFAPVWNQVVDGFGSNAAGSGRFAGQRSRWDTLHPGRAHAANLAVRRETAEDITRDVEEYLRQRLQV, encoded by the coding sequence ATGAGCGAGAGGCCCTACAACCCGTTGGAGATCGAGCACCTCGGCGAGAGCATCGAGCGGCGCATCCTGTCCTCCACTCCAACGCCGATGACCGACATCGCTTCTTTCAACGGAGCGGGCGTCTACGCGATCTACTACACCGGCGATCTCCCCATCTACTCCCTCATCGCCGACCGGAACCGCGAAGGCCAGTTCAGGCAACCGATCTACGTCGGCAAGGCAATCCCGGAGGGAGGCCGCAAGGGGCTCGTTGTCACTAGCAGCGACGCCACCAAGTCTCTCTCCTCGCGGCTTCGTAGCCATCGCAAGAGCATCCTTGCGGCGGAGAACCTCGACGTCGCCGACTTCCACTGCCGGTGGCTCGTTGTCGAGTCAATCTGGATCCCGCTTGGCGAGAGCATCCTCATCAACCGCTTCGCCCCGGTCTGGAACCAAGTAGTCGATGGTTTCGGAAGCAACGCCGCCGGAAGCGGGAGGTTCGCGGGGCAGCGTTCCCGCTGGGACACGCTCCACCCTGGACGCGCACACGCTGCGAACCTGGCCGTTCGGAGGGAGACAGCCGAGGACATCACTCGCGACGTTGAGGAGTACCTCCGCCAGCGGCTTCAGGTCTGA
- a CDS encoding recombinase family protein, whose product MIYIRLSVYRGEADPTTSPASQEARCRAYAESKGWDVVDVVRDLDVSGSDKGLRLDRPGLASIRERFHDVDVVIFAKLDRLARNVLDFNRFAEEARTHDVDLVSVAESLDLSTPGGRFVAQILAAFAEMEAATIAERTKLGKETAVTKLGRYGGNTPPYGYRIVEHPSGRGSALEIDPEEAAHIREAARLVLDGGSLYGAAQMLNETGSKPHRAERWGWSTLRAVLVGDAVLGRVKHRGRLILGDDGLPEVRWEPIFTLEESQRLRAILARPSDLPKDSPARAVAEQEHTTRTRAARLLSGLLTCSGCGRPMRAGVFPRRGEKVGRYVCSAEGARCPAPVTITATLVEDYVAEVFLGMAGLMPVFEVRTMNRDAAEVAQVEQAIAETTDELRAPDADIAALVERLTILRQRRDELAAQPAEPEVVKVDTGEMMAARWEREDVAGRRALVHSVLTGPMTVHPGKRGPKRLDPDRLDIPWRWEDIDVDAEIADAARVD is encoded by the coding sequence GTGATCTACATCCGTCTCAGTGTGTACCGGGGAGAGGCGGACCCGACGACGTCGCCCGCATCCCAAGAGGCTCGGTGCCGCGCGTACGCCGAGAGCAAGGGATGGGACGTCGTCGACGTCGTCCGCGACCTCGACGTGTCGGGGTCTGACAAGGGCCTGAGGCTTGACCGTCCCGGCCTGGCCAGCATCCGCGAACGGTTCCACGACGTCGACGTCGTGATCTTCGCCAAGTTGGACCGGCTCGCCCGCAACGTCCTCGACTTCAACCGGTTCGCTGAGGAGGCGCGCACCCATGACGTCGACCTCGTCAGCGTCGCGGAGTCCCTGGACCTGTCGACGCCCGGTGGCCGGTTCGTCGCCCAGATCTTGGCGGCGTTCGCCGAGATGGAAGCGGCGACCATCGCGGAGCGCACGAAGCTCGGCAAGGAGACGGCCGTCACCAAGCTGGGCCGCTACGGAGGGAACACGCCGCCCTACGGCTATCGGATCGTTGAGCATCCGTCAGGCCGTGGCTCAGCTCTGGAGATCGACCCCGAGGAGGCTGCCCACATCCGAGAGGCAGCGAGGCTCGTGCTCGACGGCGGCAGTCTCTACGGTGCCGCCCAGATGCTCAACGAAACCGGTAGCAAGCCGCATCGCGCCGAGCGCTGGGGCTGGTCAACGCTCCGGGCAGTCCTGGTCGGCGATGCCGTGCTCGGGCGCGTAAAGCATCGCGGGCGGCTCATCTTGGGGGATGACGGTCTCCCTGAGGTCCGCTGGGAGCCGATCTTCACGTTGGAGGAGTCCCAGCGTCTCCGCGCCATCCTTGCGAGGCCATCCGACCTCCCGAAGGACTCTCCCGCTCGCGCCGTCGCCGAGCAGGAGCACACCACGCGCACGAGGGCTGCCAGGCTCCTCTCCGGCCTGCTCACGTGCTCTGGCTGCGGCCGCCCGATGCGTGCCGGGGTCTTCCCCCGGCGCGGAGAGAAGGTTGGGCGCTACGTTTGCAGTGCCGAGGGTGCGCGTTGTCCCGCTCCTGTCACGATCACAGCGACGCTCGTTGAGGACTATGTCGCTGAGGTCTTCCTCGGGATGGCTGGCCTCATGCCGGTCTTCGAGGTCCGCACCATGAACCGCGACGCCGCCGAGGTTGCTCAGGTCGAGCAGGCCATCGCCGAGACGACCGACGAACTGAGAGCGCCAGACGCGGACATCGCCGCTCTTGTCGAGCGCCTGACCATCCTTCGCCAGCGGCGCGACGAACTTGCGGCACAGCCGGCGGAGCCCGAGGTGGTCAAGGTGGACACCGGAGAGATGATGGCGGCGCGATGGGAACGGGAAGACGTGGCGGGACGTCGGGCGCTCGTTCATTCCGTGCTCACCGGTCCCATGACGGTGCATCCCGGCAAGCGTGGACCCAAGCGCCTCGACCCTGACCGGCTGGACATCCCGTGGCGCTGGGAGGACATCGACGTCGATGCGGAGATCGCGGACGCTGCCCGCGTCGACTGA
- a CDS encoding DUF2269 family protein, which translates to MQESLVQVHTVAAVVFVAFHAVSAVTLLRVRGQRDPVTVRKMLRVSRVATVPADLALLTVLVAGTWAGIITGAFTGGHLWLWAAVAVLVVVLVAMLTLVSPNAEKWRRLVDEKADPPSPDELATALSARAPLAGGAVGLVGLVAIVWLMVTQPF; encoded by the coding sequence ATGCAGGAGTCGCTCGTCCAGGTCCACACCGTCGCGGCTGTCGTGTTCGTCGCCTTCCACGCCGTCTCGGCCGTGACCCTCCTCAGGGTCCGCGGTCAGCGCGACCCCGTCACGGTGCGCAAGATGCTCCGGGTGTCCCGGGTGGCGACCGTGCCGGCCGACCTCGCCCTGCTCACCGTCCTGGTCGCCGGAACCTGGGCGGGCATCATCACGGGCGCCTTCACCGGCGGGCACCTCTGGCTGTGGGCCGCCGTGGCGGTGCTGGTCGTCGTGCTGGTCGCGATGTTGACCCTGGTCAGCCCGAACGCGGAGAAGTGGCGACGCCTGGTGGACGAGAAGGCCGACCCGCCGTCGCCCGACGAGCTCGCGACCGCCCTGTCGGCACGGGCACCGCTCGCGGGCGGCGCGGTCGGGCTGGTCGGGCTTGTCGCGATCGTGTGGCTGATGGTGACGCAACCGTTCTGA
- a CDS encoding ATP-dependent helicase, producing MSQTRTTTTTTTPTPAVRHTATVIAEALGQHPPTDEQRAMIEAPLEPLLVVAGAGSGKTETMAGRVVYLVANGLVAPEQVLGLTFTRKAAAELAQRVRLRLRRLHAVGLVTPADGEEAAAATAADLTASTGPDRPVTAGGTGLDVDRPHIATYNSFAGGIARDHALRVGADPDARLITEAAAWQLVDDLVQGWVEDLPTDRSPATITNAVLALAGALNEHLLDPREARELLEDLCRDLVERQPEGNKKDPYAEVAKAARSVQERMALMDLVAAYAARKRDRGLMDFGDQVALAARIATDVPAVGGQLRDQYRVVLLDEYQDTSVAQLRLLSSLFGAGHPVTAVGDPNQAIYGWRGASAASLATFPETFRRGDGTPAMTLALSTSWRNDRAILDAANTVAAPLRTARTDGPAVTVPVLRARPGAGPGEVLGGYLLGQADEAAQVAAFLAARWTPSSPETAAVLCRKRSQFPDVVQALRAAGLPARVLGLGGLLATPEVVDLRATLQAAHDAGRGDALMRLLTNLRLGAADLHALQDWARELARTAAAELTDDDARRLDPREESSLAEAVDRPPAAGWTSRRGHTMSAAGAARVRRLGGTLRQVRAMTYLPLPELVTATEQLLGLDIEVAARAGTGGGTARTGLDAFTEVAASFAADADQPTLGAFLAWLDAAEERERGLDAAEPAADEPDSSVVQVLTVHAAKGLEWDIVAVPGLVESHFPGYDGRPSADGTVTDGGWLTDVRELPYPLRGDADSLPELDLLGAVTHKDVEEARKQFRAEAGAHQVAEERRLAYVALTRARSTLLLTGSWFRTGKTPLPPSRFLTEPYSLGQVADMPVPDDATTASGATTAPGASTVANAAPHPPTAWEPRPADEVENPALTQEVTAQWPTDPLGARRAGLENAAAAVRQAAAQHEHPLLDDGEGGAADPVTARWLQDARLLLAERDVTRTGAHEVPLAGHLSASAVVGLVANPHEFARDRRRPVPTEPTVVSRRGTRFHEWVEHFYGQGALLDIEEVPGSGEDLTDTPLSDDELTRLQRTFAASVWAERVPLAVEVDLETPVAGTIVRCRIDAVFDGPDGVEVVDWKTGRPPRTPSELAEREMQLALYRLAWSRATGTPLERVRAAFYYAGADATVRAGALSEDEIVARITAAIAAG from the coding sequence ATGAGCCAGACCAGGACCACCACCACCACCACCACGCCCACCCCTGCGGTGCGCCACACGGCCACCGTGATCGCCGAGGCTCTCGGCCAGCACCCACCCACGGACGAGCAGCGCGCCATGATCGAGGCGCCGCTCGAGCCGCTCCTCGTGGTCGCCGGCGCGGGTTCCGGCAAGACCGAGACCATGGCCGGCCGGGTCGTCTACCTGGTGGCGAACGGCCTCGTGGCACCCGAGCAGGTCCTGGGCCTCACGTTCACCCGCAAGGCCGCCGCCGAGCTGGCCCAACGGGTGCGACTGCGGCTGCGCCGGCTGCACGCCGTCGGCCTCGTCACCCCCGCCGACGGTGAGGAGGCAGCGGCCGCCACCGCCGCCGACCTGACGGCATCGACCGGCCCCGATCGTCCGGTCACCGCCGGGGGGACCGGCCTGGACGTGGACCGCCCGCACATCGCCACCTACAACTCCTTCGCCGGTGGCATCGCCCGGGACCATGCCCTGCGCGTCGGCGCCGACCCGGATGCCCGCCTGATCACCGAGGCCGCCGCCTGGCAGCTGGTCGACGACCTCGTACAGGGCTGGGTCGAGGACCTGCCCACGGACCGCTCACCCGCCACCATCACCAACGCGGTGCTGGCCCTGGCGGGCGCGCTCAACGAGCACCTCCTCGACCCCCGCGAGGCCCGTGAGCTGCTTGAGGACCTCTGCCGGGACCTCGTCGAGCGTCAGCCCGAGGGCAACAAGAAGGACCCGTACGCCGAGGTTGCCAAGGCGGCCCGCAGCGTGCAGGAACGGATGGCGCTCATGGACCTCGTCGCCGCCTACGCGGCACGCAAGCGCGATCGCGGCCTCATGGACTTCGGCGACCAGGTCGCACTGGCCGCACGCATCGCCACCGACGTGCCGGCGGTCGGCGGGCAGCTGCGTGACCAGTACCGCGTCGTGCTGCTCGACGAGTATCAGGACACCTCCGTGGCGCAGCTGCGCCTGCTCTCCTCGCTCTTCGGTGCCGGGCACCCGGTCACCGCCGTCGGTGACCCCAACCAGGCCATCTACGGCTGGCGCGGCGCCTCCGCGGCGTCCCTGGCCACCTTCCCCGAGACGTTCCGCCGCGGCGACGGCACGCCGGCCATGACCCTGGCGCTGAGCACCTCCTGGCGAAACGACCGCGCGATCCTCGACGCCGCGAACACCGTGGCCGCGCCGCTGCGCACCGCCCGCACCGACGGGCCCGCCGTGACGGTGCCCGTGCTGCGGGCTCGGCCCGGCGCCGGGCCCGGGGAGGTGCTCGGGGGCTACCTGCTCGGACAGGCCGACGAGGCCGCCCAGGTCGCCGCCTTTCTTGCCGCCCGCTGGACGCCGAGCTCACCGGAGACCGCGGCGGTCCTGTGCCGCAAGCGCTCACAGTTCCCCGACGTCGTCCAGGCCCTGCGCGCGGCCGGCCTGCCGGCCCGGGTCCTCGGCCTCGGCGGCCTGCTGGCCACCCCGGAGGTCGTGGACCTGCGGGCCACGCTGCAGGCCGCCCACGACGCCGGCCGCGGCGACGCCCTGATGCGGCTGCTGACCAACCTCCGGCTGGGCGCCGCCGACCTCCACGCCCTGCAGGACTGGGCGCGTGAGCTCGCCCGCACCGCCGCCGCCGAGCTCACCGACGACGACGCGCGGCGCCTGGACCCGCGCGAGGAGTCCAGCCTGGCGGAGGCGGTGGACCGGCCGCCTGCGGCCGGTTGGACGAGTCGGCGCGGGCACACCATGTCCGCGGCCGGCGCCGCCCGGGTTCGCCGCCTGGGAGGCACGCTGCGACAGGTCCGAGCCATGACCTACCTGCCGCTGCCCGAGCTGGTGACCGCCACCGAACAGCTGCTCGGCCTCGACATCGAGGTCGCCGCACGCGCGGGCACCGGCGGCGGCACGGCGCGGACCGGCCTGGACGCCTTCACCGAGGTGGCCGCCAGCTTCGCCGCCGACGCCGACCAGCCCACCCTCGGCGCGTTCCTCGCCTGGCTCGACGCCGCCGAGGAACGCGAGCGGGGCCTGGACGCCGCCGAACCCGCCGCCGACGAGCCGGACTCCTCCGTGGTCCAGGTGCTCACCGTGCACGCCGCGAAGGGCCTGGAGTGGGACATCGTCGCCGTCCCGGGCCTGGTCGAGAGCCACTTCCCGGGGTACGACGGCCGCCCCTCCGCCGACGGCACCGTCACGGACGGCGGATGGCTGACCGACGTGCGCGAGCTGCCCTACCCCCTACGCGGCGACGCCGACTCCCTCCCCGAGCTGGACCTGCTCGGTGCGGTGACCCACAAGGACGTCGAAGAGGCCCGCAAGCAGTTCCGCGCCGAGGCCGGTGCGCACCAGGTGGCGGAGGAACGGCGGCTCGCCTACGTCGCCCTCACCCGTGCCCGCAGCACCCTTCTGCTGACCGGCTCATGGTTCCGCACCGGCAAGACACCCCTGCCGCCGTCGCGCTTCCTCACCGAGCCGTACAGCCTCGGTCAGGTCGCCGACATGCCCGTGCCCGACGACGCAACCACGGCCTCCGGCGCAACCACGGCCCCCGGCGCATCCACGGTCGCCAACGCCGCACCCCACCCACCCACGGCGTGGGAACCGCGCCCCGCGGACGAGGTCGAGAACCCCGCCCTGACCCAGGAGGTCACCGCGCAGTGGCCGACCGACCCACTCGGCGCACGTCGGGCCGGGCTCGAGAACGCCGCCGCGGCCGTCCGGCAGGCCGCCGCCCAGCACGAGCACCCGCTGCTCGATGACGGCGAGGGCGGTGCCGCTGACCCGGTGACGGCGCGGTGGCTGCAGGACGCGCGGCTGCTGCTGGCCGAGCGCGACGTCACCCGGACGGGCGCCCATGAGGTCCCGCTCGCCGGGCACCTGTCCGCCTCCGCCGTGGTGGGCCTGGTCGCCAACCCGCACGAGTTCGCCCGTGACCGGCGCCGGCCGGTGCCCACGGAGCCCACGGTCGTCTCCCGCCGCGGCACCCGCTTTCACGAGTGGGTCGAGCACTTCTACGGGCAGGGCGCGCTGCTCGACATCGAGGAGGTGCCCGGCAGCGGGGAGGACCTCACCGACACACCGCTGAGCGACGACGAGCTCACGCGGCTGCAACGCACCTTCGCCGCCTCGGTCTGGGCCGAGCGCGTCCCGCTCGCAGTGGAGGTGGACCTCGAGACCCCGGTGGCGGGGACCATCGTGCGGTGCCGGATCGACGCCGTCTTCGACGGACCTGATGGCGTGGAAGTGGTCGACTGGAAGACCGGCCGACCGCCGCGCACGCCCAGCGAGCTGGCCGAGCGCGAGATGCAGCTGGCGCTGTACCGGCTGGCCTGGTCCCGCGCGACGGGTACGCCCCTGGAGCGTGTGCGAGCCGCCTTCTACTACGCCGGCGCGGACGCGACGGTCCGGGCGGGTGCGCTCAGCGAGGATGAGATCGTCGCCCGCATCACCGCAGCCATCGCAGCCGGGTAA
- a CDS encoding DNA cytosine methyltransferase, producing MRSVELFAGAGGLALGCELAGFEPAAVVEWDRWACDTIRENKAAGYPLVASWDVIEGDVRSVEWDALRTPAVDLVAGGPPCQPFSTGGKARAADDKRDMFPAAIEVIRALRPKAFLIENVRGLTRAAFANYYQYVLLRLEHPEITSRENETWLDHLQRLQSEHTGATQEDLTYKVVPTVVNAADYGVPQQRHRIFFVGFRADIDAEWSFPSPTHSQDALLHNQWVTGDYWERHRIAKRSRPKEIPARLASRVTALRDVPAEDLDRPWRTVRDAIADLPEPTTNGSRKHLNHVLQPGARSYPGHTGSHIDLPAKALKAGVHGVPGGENMLRRPDGSVRYFTVRESARLQTFPDRYELHGSWGEAMRQLGNAVPVLLAQKVAGSVAEHIALADFRAASAELRAAGLSAVEDEATA from the coding sequence GTGCGCTCCGTAGAACTCTTCGCAGGTGCCGGTGGACTGGCACTCGGTTGTGAACTGGCCGGTTTCGAGCCCGCCGCCGTCGTCGAGTGGGACCGGTGGGCTTGCGACACGATCCGCGAGAACAAGGCCGCTGGCTACCCGCTCGTGGCCTCTTGGGACGTGATCGAGGGAGATGTCCGCTCAGTCGAGTGGGACGCACTCCGAACGCCGGCGGTTGACCTTGTGGCGGGAGGACCTCCCTGCCAGCCGTTCAGCACCGGTGGCAAGGCGCGCGCGGCTGACGACAAGCGGGACATGTTCCCTGCCGCCATTGAAGTCATCCGCGCGTTGCGCCCAAAGGCGTTCCTGATCGAGAACGTTCGCGGCCTCACACGTGCTGCATTCGCGAACTACTACCAGTACGTCCTCCTGCGCCTGGAGCACCCAGAAATCACTAGCCGAGAGAACGAGACCTGGCTAGACCACCTCCAGAGACTCCAGAGTGAGCACACCGGCGCGACGCAGGAAGACCTCACGTACAAGGTCGTTCCTACGGTCGTGAACGCGGCGGACTACGGCGTCCCGCAGCAGCGACACCGCATCTTCTTCGTCGGCTTCCGTGCAGACATCGACGCGGAGTGGTCATTCCCTTCACCCACCCACTCGCAGGACGCCCTCCTACACAACCAGTGGGTGACCGGCGACTACTGGGAGCGGCACCGCATCGCGAAGCGCAGCCGACCCAAGGAGATCCCCGCGCGACTCGCATCGCGGGTCACGGCACTACGAGACGTTCCCGCCGAGGACCTGGATCGCCCCTGGCGCACCGTTCGGGATGCCATCGCCGATCTTCCGGAGCCGACCACGAACGGCAGCCGCAAGCATCTGAATCACGTACTCCAGCCGGGGGCGCGGTCGTACCCGGGACACACCGGAAGTCACATCGACCTGCCCGCGAAGGCGTTGAAGGCTGGTGTTCACGGCGTCCCCGGCGGAGAGAACATGCTCCGACGGCCGGATGGCAGCGTGCGTTACTTCACTGTTCGCGAGTCCGCGCGGTTGCAGACGTTCCCTGACCGGTACGAGCTTCACGGCAGCTGGGGCGAAGCGATGCGTCAACTCGGCAACGCCGTGCCCGTCCTGCTCGCTCAGAAGGTCGCCGGAAGCGTGGCCGAACACATCGCGCTCGCAGACTTCCGCGCGGCATCGGCGGAACTCCGCGCTGCGGGGCTGAGCGCGGTTGAAGACGAAGCGACGGCATGA
- a CDS encoding type II secretion system F family protein, translating into MHVGGAAARDQMLTRAVRRRQERMRAQLPDVAELLALAVGAGEGPVGALERIVRSTRGALTDEVRHTLADARSGIPLALAFERMAARTDAPAVARFAEGVAVALERGTPLGDVLRAQAQDARESSRRELMETGGKKEMAMMVPVVFLVLPITVLFAIFPGLAVLRVGL; encoded by the coding sequence GTGCACGTCGGCGGCGCGGCGGCCCGCGACCAGATGCTCACCCGCGCCGTGCGTCGCCGTCAGGAGCGGATGCGTGCCCAGCTCCCGGACGTCGCCGAGCTGCTCGCCCTCGCCGTCGGCGCCGGGGAGGGGCCGGTCGGGGCGCTCGAGCGGATCGTGCGCTCGACCCGGGGCGCCCTCACCGACGAGGTGAGGCACACCCTGGCCGACGCCCGCTCGGGCATCCCGCTCGCCCTGGCCTTCGAGCGGATGGCCGCGCGCACCGACGCTCCCGCCGTCGCCCGGTTCGCCGAGGGGGTCGCCGTCGCGCTCGAGCGGGGCACGCCGCTCGGCGACGTGCTGCGCGCCCAGGCGCAAGACGCCCGCGAGAGCTCTCGGCGCGAGCTCATGGAGACGGGCGGGAAGAAGGAGATGGCCATGATGGTCCCGGTTGTCTTCCTCGTGCTGCCGATCACGGTCCTCTTCGCGATCTTCCCTGGGCTGGCCGTCCTGCGGGTGGGCCTGTGA